A genome region from Arachis duranensis cultivar V14167 chromosome 6, aradu.V14167.gnm2.J7QH, whole genome shotgun sequence includes the following:
- the LOC107493591 gene encoding uncharacterized protein LOC107493591: MVTMSDQETKDKPNKLSEQPEDTSAEKQEEDHQEPKISQQESLRLYAPFPQLLNGAMEKRIYSRFLDLFASLHVNIPFIKTLQQMPAYNKYMKELLPRKSSLKGGQTIVMNKGCSALIQPELPTKRKDPGSFYIPCAIGETMFDKGLYDLGGASN; encoded by the coding sequence ATGGTCACTATGAGTGATcaggagaccaaggacaagccAAACAAGCTGTCAGAACAACCTGAAGATACCTCAGCAGAGAAGCAGGAAGAAGATCAccaagaacccaaaatctcacaACAGGAGTCACTGAGACTCTATGCGCCCTTTCCCCAATTACTCAATGGTGCTAtggagaagagaatatactcaaggTTTCTTGATTTGTTTGCATCCCTCCATGtaaacataccattcatcaagaCCCTCCAACAAATGCCAGCATACAACAAATATATGAAGGAGCTGCTTCCCAGGAAAAGCTCACTCAAGGGAGGACAAACTATAGTGATGAATAAGGggtgcagtgctctcattcaaccagaATTGCCTACAAAAAGAaaggacccagggagtttcTACATTCCCTGTGCTATAGGAGAAACCATGTTTGATAAAGGACTCTACGATTTGGGAGGAGCATCAAATTAA
- the LOC107493592 gene encoding uncharacterized protein LOC107493592: MLNFDNQATGERRLLQLNELDEFRSQAYENAKIYKEKAKKWHDQKLARREFIEGQKVLLYNSRLKFFSGKLKSRWFGPFTVIKASPYGHVEVMEEKARRTFIFNSHRLKHYLGDSLDEQRVNYSLN, encoded by the coding sequence ATGTTGAACTTTGATAATCAAGCTACTGGAGAAAGAAGATTGCTGCAGCTCAATGAGTTAGATGAATTCAGATCTCAGGCTTATGAAAATGCCaagatttacaaagagaaagcaaagaaatggcatgatcAAAAGCTAGCAAGAAGAGAGTTTATAGAAGGTCAAAAAGTGCTATTGTACAACTCAAGGCTCAAATTTTTCTCAGGAAAGTTGAAGTCAAGATGGTTTGGACCATTTACAGTCATCAAGGCTTCTCCTTATGGTCATGTGGAGGTTATGGAAGAGAAAGCTCGGAGGACTTTTATTTTCaatagccacaggcttaagcaCTACTTGGGAGACTCATTGGATGAGCAAAGAGTGAACTATTCCCTTAACTGA